From Psychroflexus torquis ATCC 700755, the proteins below share one genomic window:
- a CDS encoding SDR family oxidoreductase, whose protein sequence is MKKILITGCSTGFGFEAAKYLAKKGHQVYATMRNLNTSNAEAGETLKDFAKTNTLKIDVVELDVTSDESVSKAMSNIPTVDVLINNAGRGFGGPLESFTSAECLAQLDLNVVGNVRMIKAVLPGMRAQKSGLIIQLSSVAGRLAVPGFGIYHASKWAVEALSESLRCELGPLGIDVAMVQPGPFSTNFLPGLVLATNEEVAKAYEHVNAFSEGFATNAQAAFADENAPTDPMIVVKTFERLIDTPEGKRPLRTIAGMDFGVQAINDAMEPFRIGVLESFQITDWDGVKA, encoded by the coding sequence ATGAAAAAAATATTGATCACCGGTTGTAGTACCGGATTCGGATTTGAAGCTGCCAAATATTTGGCTAAAAAAGGACACCAAGTTTACGCTACTATGCGAAACCTAAACACCTCAAATGCTGAGGCAGGAGAAACTTTAAAAGATTTTGCAAAGACAAACACCCTTAAAATTGATGTGGTTGAACTTGACGTAACTTCAGATGAAAGTGTCTCTAAAGCCATGAGCAACATACCAACGGTAGATGTCCTCATCAACAATGCAGGACGTGGTTTTGGCGGTCCTCTAGAAAGTTTTACCTCAGCAGAATGTCTAGCACAATTGGATTTAAATGTAGTAGGCAATGTTAGAATGATCAAAGCTGTGTTGCCAGGAATGCGTGCCCAAAAATCGGGCTTAATCATTCAATTGAGTTCCGTTGCCGGTCGTTTGGCTGTTCCTGGTTTTGGCATTTACCATGCTAGTAAATGGGCTGTTGAAGCTTTAAGTGAATCCTTACGATGTGAGCTTGGACCTTTAGGAATTGACGTGGCCATGGTGCAACCTGGACCATTTTCAACCAATTTTTTACCAGGTCTAGTCTTGGCGACTAATGAAGAAGTGGCTAAAGCTTATGAGCATGTGAACGCTTTTAGCGAAGGTTTTGCAACCAATGCTCAAGCCGCTTTTGCAGATGAAAATGCCCCAACCGATCCGATGATTGTTGTTAAAACCTTTGAAAGACTTATCGATACCCCAGAAGGCAAAAGACCCTTAAGAACCATTGCAGGTATGGACTTTGGAGTACAAGCCATCAACGATGCCATGGAACCTTTTAGAATAGGTGTTTTAGAAAGTTTTCAAATTACCGATTGGGATGGTGTAAAAGCATAA
- a CDS encoding SDR family NAD(P)-dependent oxidoreductase yields MDLQLKGKNAIITGGSKGIGKSIALHLAEEGVNIAICARGKEALQKTKNELLEKGVKVFTQTCDVGDSEQFNLFLTAVKNEFGSVDILVNNASALTMGDEYQDWEASLQIDLMASVRATKKVVPWMSESGSGNILFISSVSGLESGSPPAYAAAKAALISYSKTMAVQLAPQHIRVNTIAPGAIEFEGGLWEMIKENNRPFYDMAIDASPLGRLGTPDEIAKVATFLVSSCASLVTGTCLAIDGGSHKSNL; encoded by the coding sequence ATGGATTTACAGCTTAAAGGAAAAAATGCCATCATCACTGGGGGTAGCAAAGGCATAGGAAAAAGCATCGCCTTACATCTTGCCGAAGAAGGTGTGAATATCGCCATTTGTGCACGTGGCAAAGAGGCCCTCCAAAAAACAAAAAATGAACTTCTTGAAAAAGGAGTAAAAGTTTTTACACAGACATGTGATGTTGGTGATTCAGAACAATTCAATTTATTCCTTACCGCTGTAAAGAATGAATTTGGCAGTGTAGATATTCTGGTCAATAATGCCTCGGCGCTCACTATGGGTGATGAATATCAAGATTGGGAAGCATCACTACAAATTGACTTGATGGCAAGCGTAAGGGCGACAAAAAAAGTAGTGCCTTGGATGAGTGAATCGGGTAGTGGTAACATTTTATTTATTTCATCTGTCTCTGGTTTAGAGTCTGGATCTCCGCCGGCGTATGCCGCAGCAAAAGCAGCGCTTATAAGTTATTCAAAAACAATGGCTGTTCAGTTGGCTCCACAACACATTCGAGTCAACACCATTGCGCCAGGTGCAATTGAATTTGAAGGTGGGCTTTGGGAAATGATTAAAGAAAATAACCGCCCATTTTACGATATGGCAATCGATGCCAGTCCTTTAGGTAGATTAGGAACCCCAGATGAAATCGCAAAAGTTGCCACCTTTTTAGTTTCGTCCTGTGCCAGTTTGGTTACTGGAACATGCCTAGCTATCGATGGTGGATCACATAAATCGAATTTGTAA
- a CDS encoding RidA family protein — MKTKFLSISILTLILSFSVISCKVKTTLAYDNSSPETPDYFLLRPEVEKAYGYSHAVKIGNHIKISGAVSMDDEGNPTAEGDFEQQMKNCYADLDKILKHFNCTFDDVVKEDVFTTNMSLFLEHAAYRTEIYKNHFPTGSWLGVKELALPEFMIEIELEVYKAE, encoded by the coding sequence ATGAAAACAAAATTCCTTTCGATTTCAATCCTAACACTAATTTTGTCTTTTTCTGTAATCAGTTGCAAAGTAAAGACTACACTAGCCTACGATAATAGTAGTCCTGAAACACCCGACTATTTTCTGTTAAGACCAGAGGTCGAAAAAGCCTACGGCTATTCACATGCTGTAAAAATTGGAAATCATATCAAAATTTCTGGTGCTGTAAGTATGGATGATGAAGGAAACCCAACTGCTGAAGGGGATTTTGAACAGCAGATGAAAAACTGCTATGCAGATTTAGATAAAATACTAAAACATTTCAATTGCACTTTCGATGATGTGGTTAAAGAAGATGTCTTTACTACCAACATGTCTTTATTTTTGGAACACGCTGCCTACCGAACTGAAATTTATAAAAACCATTTCCCAACTGGCTCGTGGTTGGGTGTCAAAGAACTAGCACTCCCTGAATTTATGATTGAAATTGAATTGGAAGTGTATAAAGCTGAATAA
- a CDS encoding proline iminopeptidase-family hydrolase: protein MKTKIILTLVILFFILSCVEKPKNSVEPQSTKKSSYFDYSNSDDQVTGGINMIPIDTKKGTFNVYTKRMGNNPKMRVLLLHGGPGGTHEAFENFDGYLPNEEIEYIYYDQLDSYYSDKPNDPSLWTTEHFVEEVEQVRKALNLNKDNFYLLGQSWGGILAMEYALKYQDNLKGLIISNMVASVAEYNKYAQEVLGPQLPEEVLKEIKAIEAIKDYANPRYEELLMTHYYTEHILRKPLEEWPKSIHLMFEHLNPNIYIYMQGPSEFGITDEATLSDWDVSDRLKEIKVPTLMLGATYDTMDPKYMEWMATEVQNGRSVTTNGSHVSQFDDPETYFTGLIQFIKDVDNGSF from the coding sequence ATGAAAACAAAAATCATTTTAACCCTAGTTATTTTATTCTTCATCTTGAGTTGTGTTGAAAAACCCAAAAATTCAGTAGAACCTCAATCCACTAAAAAATCTAGCTATTTTGATTATTCCAATAGCGATGACCAAGTTACAGGTGGCATCAACATGATTCCTATAGACACCAAAAAAGGCACCTTCAACGTTTATACCAAACGCATGGGTAACAATCCCAAAATGCGTGTTTTATTGTTACATGGTGGCCCAGGAGGAACTCACGAAGCCTTTGAAAATTTTGATGGCTACCTACCAAACGAGGAAATTGAATATATCTATTATGACCAACTAGATTCCTATTACAGCGATAAACCCAACGACCCTTCGCTTTGGACCACAGAACATTTTGTTGAAGAGGTAGAGCAAGTGCGGAAAGCCTTAAACCTTAACAAAGACAATTTTTACCTACTCGGTCAGTCTTGGGGTGGCATATTAGCTATGGAATACGCTCTAAAATATCAGGACAATTTAAAAGGGCTTATCATTTCTAATATGGTGGCTAGTGTTGCTGAATATAACAAATATGCCCAAGAAGTTTTAGGACCACAATTACCGGAAGAAGTGTTGAAAGAAATCAAAGCTATTGAAGCCATTAAAGACTATGCCAACCCCCGATACGAAGAGCTATTGATGACTCATTATTATACGGAGCATATTTTACGCAAACCTTTAGAGGAATGGCCAAAATCCATCCACCTCATGTTCGAACATCTTAATCCAAATATTTACATCTATATGCAAGGCCCAAGCGAATTTGGTATTACCGATGAAGCAACATTGAGTGATTGGGATGTTTCCGATAGACTCAAAGAAATAAAAGTCCCAACCTTAATGCTCGGTGCAACGTACGACACTATGGATCCAAAATATATGGAATGGATGGCCACTGAAGTCCAAAATGGACGAAGTGTGACCACCAACGGATCACATGTCTCACAATTTGACGACCCAGAAACTTATTTTACTGGATTGATACAGTTTATCAAAGACGTAGATAATGGATCATTTTAA
- a CDS encoding nuclear transport factor 2 family protein, with translation MVLFNVIAYGQENTDHQNAVIIDSLYKAFSVGDVPSVLGLMDAEIVWNEAEGNAYADGNPYIGPEAVLNGVFARILAEHDYFTLEDIELHDMINNKVLATLRYNAKHKETGKTYNAQAAHLWTLKAGKITAFQQYVDTKKLADAATN, from the coding sequence ATGGTACTGTTTAATGTTATTGCATACGGCCAAGAAAACACAGACCATCAAAACGCAGTCATTATAGACAGTCTCTACAAAGCCTTTTCAGTAGGAGATGTGCCTTCGGTTCTGGGTTTAATGGATGCCGAAATTGTTTGGAACGAAGCCGAAGGAAACGCCTATGCCGATGGTAACCCATACATTGGCCCAGAGGCGGTTTTAAATGGTGTTTTCGCAAGAATTCTTGCAGAGCATGACTACTTTACTTTAGAGGACATTGAGTTGCACGATATGATCAATAACAAAGTGCTAGCCACTTTACGCTACAATGCCAAACACAAGGAAACAGGTAAAACATACAACGCGCAAGCCGCTCATTTGTGGACTTTAAAAGCTGGTAAAATCACAGCCTTTCAACAGTATGTAGATACCAAGAAGCTGGCTGATGCCGCAACAAATTAA